A single Geoanaerobacter pelophilus DNA region contains:
- a CDS encoding HD-GYP domain-containing protein yields the protein MITDVKILAVDDVEMNLEILEVMLSGHFSEFIKASNGQAALDILAATSDIDIILLDLEMPVLDGFATLSLLKRNDSYREIPVIVITANKSDVLKTLSLGANDFLAKPYDKEELKLRVMNHVRSKKLADMQKDLNAVLEREVVKKTADLRKALTLSQEAEYEISIRLGKAAEFRDLETGMHTRRISELSFQLASLLGLPEAECELLRFASPLHDVGKIGIPDRILLKPGKLDETEFQIMKLHTVIGGKIMSEAGKYPLLEAGRIVALQHHEKWDGSGYPNGIKGEEIHVFARIVMIVDIFDALTSERPYKKAFTIDESIAIMADGKGEFFDPTLLDIFLTNIDLFVSIKEALKDTPSEQAPLEEIVQLT from the coding sequence ATGATTACTGATGTGAAGATTCTAGCCGTTGACGATGTCGAAATGAACCTTGAGATACTTGAAGTTATGCTCTCCGGTCACTTTTCAGAGTTCATAAAGGCTAGCAATGGTCAGGCAGCTCTCGACATTCTTGCCGCTACTTCTGATATCGACATTATCCTGCTGGACCTGGAAATGCCGGTACTTGATGGCTTTGCGACATTATCGCTGCTCAAACGCAATGACAGCTACCGAGAAATCCCTGTCATCGTCATTACCGCCAACAAAAGTGACGTATTAAAGACGCTCTCTCTCGGGGCAAACGATTTTCTTGCCAAACCGTATGACAAGGAGGAGCTCAAACTCCGGGTCATGAACCATGTCCGGAGTAAAAAACTGGCGGACATGCAGAAGGATTTGAACGCTGTGCTCGAACGAGAGGTGGTGAAAAAGACTGCCGACCTGCGGAAGGCACTCACCCTCTCCCAAGAAGCCGAATACGAGATATCGATTCGCCTCGGCAAAGCTGCCGAGTTCCGAGACCTGGAAACCGGGATGCATACGCGGCGAATAAGCGAATTATCCTTTCAGTTGGCCTCACTCTTAGGATTACCTGAAGCTGAGTGCGAACTGCTCCGCTTTGCCTCCCCTCTGCATGATGTCGGCAAGATCGGCATTCCAGACCGCATTCTGCTCAAACCGGGCAAATTGGACGAAACCGAGTTTCAGATAATGAAATTGCACACGGTTATCGGAGGGAAGATCATGTCCGAGGCCGGGAAATACCCACTGCTCGAGGCGGGCAGGATAGTTGCTCTGCAACACCATGAAAAATGGGATGGCAGCGGCTACCCAAATGGGATTAAAGGAGAGGAGATCCACGTTTTTGCCAGGATCGTCATGATTGTTGATATCTTTGACGCCCTGACATCGGAAAGACCATACAAGAAGGCATTTACCATAGATGAATCAATTGCGATCATGGCTGACGGCAAGGGTGAATTCTTCGACCCAACCCTGCTAGACATCTTCCTGACCAACATCGATCTATTTGTCAGCATCAAGGAGGCATTAAAGGATACCCCCAGCGAGCAAGCGCCCCTGGAGGAAATAGTACAACTTACCTAG
- a CDS encoding DUF1847 domain-containing protein has product MKHGEDAQPSCAKCSAVWQKSGTTNCWSNDPATAPPRPGNCPSVASEEVIKEAFARYTDDSEDARLAYVAAQVEGLCYQPVPGSDAVNARWTRVEDTIALAKLMGWKKIGIATCIGLLYETEQLTAILTAQGLEPLSVCCKAGSIDKLELGLKEENKVRPGSFEPACNPIAQAELCNRAGTDMNLIVGLCVGHDMLFAKYSKAPVSTLVCKDRVTGHNPAAVLYGQNFYYKRLQKQPVKVD; this is encoded by the coding sequence ATGAAACATGGAGAAGACGCGCAGCCGTCTTGCGCAAAATGCAGTGCGGTTTGGCAGAAGAGCGGTACCACGAACTGCTGGAGCAACGACCCGGCAACGGCGCCGCCTCGGCCGGGTAACTGCCCGTCAGTGGCAAGCGAAGAGGTCATCAAGGAGGCATTCGCCCGCTATACCGATGATAGCGAGGATGCCAGGCTCGCCTATGTGGCAGCTCAGGTTGAGGGGCTCTGCTATCAGCCCGTTCCGGGGAGCGACGCTGTCAATGCCCGCTGGACAAGGGTGGAAGATACTATTGCTCTTGCCAAGCTGATGGGGTGGAAGAAGATCGGTATTGCGACCTGTATTGGGTTGTTGTATGAGACCGAGCAGCTTACAGCGATCCTGACAGCCCAGGGATTGGAGCCGCTTTCGGTGTGCTGCAAGGCCGGCAGCATCGACAAGCTGGAGTTGGGACTCAAGGAAGAGAACAAGGTGCGCCCCGGATCTTTTGAACCGGCATGCAACCCCATTGCCCAGGCGGAGCTATGTAACCGGGCCGGCACCGACATGAACCTCATCGTCGGCCTCTGCGTGGGCCATGATATGCTCTTCGCCAAATATTCAAAGGCGCCGGTTTCAACCCTGGTTTGCAAAGACCGGGTCACCGGCCACAATCCGGCAGCAGTGCTCTATGGGCAGAATTTTTACTATAAAAGATTGCAAAAGCAGCCGGTCAAGGTTGATTGA
- a CDS encoding Ig domain-containing protein, whose amino-acid sequence MSKVTVAVALSVIMLMTSVGAKLVQAASQPCPPLTMISRALPAASDGKAYRESLQLFGGALPVSLMVTSGMLPPGIKMSSAGEFSGVPTAAGGYEFTVVAVDSCKPLGQSVSAVISIFVNKKGESLAGPEASVVRKAPLKVVTETLPSKVKITASPDTKAVIRYKLTSQPLETATLESPGVSFVVNGSVAETIVSPLTAVLVNGAGEVEETVKISQKALDLAAREKVTKITFSRAFIGRKTTTLGVVEFLIGQ is encoded by the coding sequence ATGAGTAAAGTAACAGTTGCGGTAGCGTTGAGTGTGATAATGCTCATGACATCTGTGGGTGCAAAGTTAGTTCAGGCGGCATCGCAGCCTTGCCCACCATTGACCATGATTTCCCGGGCACTGCCTGCTGCAAGTGATGGCAAAGCCTACAGAGAGTCGCTGCAGCTGTTTGGCGGGGCTTTGCCGGTGTCGCTCATGGTGACCTCCGGGATGCTCCCCCCAGGGATCAAGATGTCTTCCGCCGGAGAGTTTTCCGGGGTTCCCACTGCTGCGGGGGGATATGAGTTTACCGTTGTCGCCGTGGATAGCTGCAAGCCGCTGGGCCAGAGCGTGTCAGCGGTGATCTCGATCTTTGTCAATAAAAAGGGTGAGTCCTTAGCCGGCCCGGAAGCTTCGGTCGTGCGCAAGGCACCGCTGAAGGTTGTCACTGAGACTTTGCCAAGCAAGGTAAAGATTACAGCGAGCCCAGATACCAAGGCAGTTATCCGTTACAAACTGACGTCACAACCGCTTGAGACCGCTACCTTGGAGTCGCCGGGCGTCTCTTTCGTGGTGAACGGTTCGGTGGCCGAAACCATAGTTTCGCCCTTGACGGCTGTCCTGGTCAACGGTGCTGGAGAGGTGGAAGAGACGGTTAAAATCTCGCAAAAGGCATTGGACCTGGCAGCCAGGGAAAAAGTGACAAAAATAACCTTCAGCCGGGCATTTATCGGGCGCAAGACCACAACGCTCGGTGTGGTGGAATTCCTTATCGGCCAGTGA
- a CDS encoding NUDIX hydrolase: MPLKTMVTIAQIRDRLAALDIQEQVVDHLAPTAVAMILRMEPAGPAVFFIERAIDDRDPWSGNIGFPGGRVGPGDRDLSHTAERETMEEVGIALAGAERLGRLPDIVGAHLPVRVACFVYFLASVGPVTLNAEVNDAFWVPLAVLADPARQLTAQVDFAGDVIAAPAICLPLAGKAVLWGITYRLVNQFLDIVLADQVREEQ, translated from the coding sequence GTGCCTTTAAAAACTATGGTAACAATTGCCCAGATTCGCGACCGGCTGGCCGCATTGGATATTCAGGAGCAGGTTGTCGACCATCTCGCTCCCACTGCTGTTGCCATGATCTTGAGAATGGAGCCGGCGGGGCCTGCAGTTTTCTTTATCGAGAGGGCCATTGATGACCGCGACCCCTGGTCAGGCAACATCGGCTTCCCCGGTGGCCGAGTGGGACCCGGCGATCGCGACCTGAGCCATACCGCAGAGCGGGAAACCATGGAAGAGGTCGGCATCGCACTTGCTGGTGCCGAGCGGCTGGGCCGCCTGCCGGATATCGTGGGTGCCCATCTTCCGGTGAGAGTCGCCTGCTTTGTCTATTTTCTCGCTAGCGTCGGGCCGGTTACCCTGAACGCCGAGGTCAATGACGCCTTTTGGGTCCCTCTTGCCGTGCTGGCCGATCCTGCCCGGCAGTTGACGGCACAGGTCGACTTTGCCGGGGATGTCATTGCTGCGCCGGCTATTTGCTTACCCTTGGCTGGCAAGGCGGTGTTGTGGGGCATAACCTATCGTTTGGTAAATCAGTTTCTGGATATAGTGCTGGCGGATCAGGTTCGGGAGGAGCAATAA
- a CDS encoding YceH family protein yields the protein MDTTLDDIEVRVLGCLIEKELTTPEYYPLSLNALTNACNQKSNRDPVMALQETDVVKALDSLRFKRFARVAGDSGRVSKYRHSLAESLRLAPPALAVIAELLLRGPQTVGELRTRGERMAPFPDLAAVEEVLQELSDINPPLVLKLARQPGRKEARYAHFFSGMPAVSEEDSQSPPEPARLKVMAEEERFARLEEEVRALRSEVEELRTAVKEFRAQFE from the coding sequence ATGGACACAACCCTCGACGATATCGAAGTCCGTGTACTCGGCTGCCTGATAGAAAAGGAGTTGACCACGCCCGAGTATTATCCACTTTCGCTTAATGCCTTGACCAACGCCTGTAACCAGAAATCAAACCGTGATCCGGTCATGGCGCTTCAGGAAACGGATGTCGTCAAGGCCCTAGATTCACTCAGGTTCAAAAGGTTTGCCCGTGTTGCCGGTGATTCCGGCCGGGTATCCAAGTACCGGCACTCGCTGGCAGAAAGCCTGCGGTTGGCCCCTCCGGCACTTGCAGTCATTGCCGAGCTTTTGCTGCGCGGCCCTCAGACCGTTGGCGAACTGCGCACCAGGGGGGAGAGAATGGCCCCTTTCCCTGATCTGGCAGCGGTGGAGGAGGTGCTGCAGGAGCTTTCGGATATTAATCCGCCGCTGGTATTGAAACTGGCGCGCCAGCCGGGGAGGAAAGAGGCCAGGTATGCCCACTTTTTTTCCGGTATGCCGGCTGTCTCGGAAGAAGATTCTCAGTCGCCACCTGAACCGGCTCGTTTGAAAGTAATGGCTGAGGAGGAGCGTTTCGCCCGGCTTGAAGAAGAGGTCCGCGCGCTGCGCAGCGAAGTGGAAGAGCTGCGCACTGCCGTAAAAGAGTTCAGGGCGCAGTTCGAGTAG
- a CDS encoding DUF2288 domain-containing protein, whose product MDDAQDKHALEIETAQWQWLKPHHEREALFAVSRDLDLAEVGERIAADDAAIVERWLASRLLGRPTDGQVAAWDQDPASSFSMLIVSPFVLIQEHE is encoded by the coding sequence GTGGATGATGCACAGGATAAGCATGCTTTAGAGATTGAAACGGCACAGTGGCAATGGCTGAAACCGCACCATGAACGAGAGGCTCTGTTCGCTGTTTCGCGTGACCTTGATCTGGCAGAAGTCGGCGAACGGATTGCTGCAGATGATGCGGCGATCGTCGAGCGATGGCTGGCTTCACGGCTTCTGGGCCGCCCTACTGACGGGCAGGTAGCTGCTTGGGACCAAGACCCTGCAAGCAGTTTCTCAATGCTGATTGTGTCACCGTTTGTTCTTATTCAAGAGCATGAGTGA
- a CDS encoding SpoIIE family protein phosphatase, producing MNHHIRILIVEDSEEDTILLLHALRKGGYDPTYIRVETEEDMISALETQQWDLVISDYVLPVFNGLTALKVLRERDLDLPFIIISGRIGEDTAVEAMKMGANDYLIKGSISRLIPAIEREIQEAATRRGKKLAEAELIKSEQRYKRLVNAVTDYIYHVKVANGSVASTSHGPGCLAVTGYTSDEYAENPSLWYEMIIDEDRPLVQELSRKIAAREEIGPIEHRITRKDGTIRWVMNTVVPRYNTAGNLVAYDGLVSDITERKKAEEELLLQSTALNAAANAIVITDVQGRVLWTNQAFEALTGYPLNEIIGQSLNLLKSGNHGPDFYAGLWQDISEGKVWHGEMINRRKDGSLYNEEQTITPVRSGTGEISHYIAIKQDITQRKLAEKALLDNAQMMMEMEVGKKIQLSLLPEHPPAIPGVTIAGNLVAASHVGGDYYDYFQRGSQGIDLVIADVTGHSIGSALIMAEARGLLHSLYTTDISVAEILQSLGRLLYDDLSRAELFVTIFYARYDSQSNLLSYADAGHNPPLMYNRETRSFQELDAEGLMLGVKIDFHYEERQVSIREGDLLVLFTDGIIEACNPSGELFGLDRLKKLISDKSSEEPAMIIEALFRELSLFTLTSAFQDDVSMVVVKFT from the coding sequence ATGAACCATCACATCCGCATCCTTATTGTCGAGGATTCAGAAGAAGATACCATTCTCCTCCTGCATGCGCTCCGCAAGGGGGGGTATGACCCGACATACATCCGGGTAGAGACCGAGGAAGACATGATCTCTGCCCTGGAGACCCAGCAGTGGGACCTGGTGATTTCTGATTATGTGCTCCCGGTATTCAACGGCCTTACTGCCCTTAAGGTGCTGCGGGAACGCGACCTTGACCTGCCGTTTATCATAATTTCCGGCCGAATCGGCGAAGACACCGCTGTTGAAGCGATGAAAATGGGGGCCAATGACTACCTGATCAAAGGTTCGATCTCCCGGCTGATCCCGGCGATTGAACGCGAGATCCAGGAAGCGGCCACCCGCAGGGGCAAGAAGCTTGCGGAAGCGGAGTTGATCAAGAGCGAACAGCGCTATAAACGCCTGGTCAATGCGGTCACCGACTACATCTACCATGTCAAGGTGGCAAACGGCTCAGTAGCTTCAACCTCTCACGGACCGGGCTGCCTGGCCGTGACCGGCTACACCTCTGATGAGTATGCGGAGAATCCGTCTCTCTGGTACGAAATGATCATTGACGAAGATCGGCCCCTGGTACAGGAGCTTTCCAGAAAAATTGCCGCAAGAGAGGAAATTGGTCCGATCGAGCACCGGATCACCCGCAAGGACGGTACCATCCGCTGGGTCATGAACACCGTAGTGCCCAGGTACAATACTGCCGGCAATCTGGTGGCCTACGATGGCCTGGTCAGCGACATCACCGAGCGCAAGAAGGCCGAAGAAGAGCTGCTGCTGCAGAGCACGGCGCTGAATGCCGCTGCCAACGCCATTGTCATAACCGATGTCCAAGGCCGGGTATTATGGACCAACCAGGCATTCGAGGCCCTTACCGGTTATCCGCTAAATGAGATTATCGGTCAATCGCTGAACTTGCTGAAATCCGGAAACCATGGCCCGGATTTCTATGCCGGACTGTGGCAAGATATCTCCGAAGGCAAGGTGTGGCATGGCGAGATGATCAATCGCCGTAAGGACGGGTCGCTCTATAACGAAGAGCAGACCATCACCCCGGTGCGAAGCGGCACTGGCGAAATCAGTCACTACATCGCCATCAAGCAGGACATCACCCAGAGAAAACTTGCGGAAAAAGCACTGCTGGATAATGCCCAGATGATGATGGAGATGGAGGTCGGCAAAAAAATCCAGCTTTCCCTGCTTCCCGAGCATCCGCCGGCCATACCGGGGGTAACCATTGCCGGCAATCTTGTAGCAGCTTCACATGTCGGTGGTGACTATTACGACTACTTCCAGCGTGGTTCGCAAGGGATCGACCTCGTTATCGCCGATGTTACCGGTCACAGCATCGGCTCGGCATTGATCATGGCAGAAGCGAGAGGGTTGTTGCATTCGCTGTACACGACCGACATTTCAGTCGCGGAAATCCTCCAAAGCCTGGGGCGGCTGCTCTATGACGATCTATCCAGGGCGGAACTCTTTGTAACGATTTTCTATGCTCGCTATGACTCGCAGAGCAATCTCTTAAGTTATGCTGACGCCGGCCACAACCCGCCGCTCATGTATAATCGTGAAACCCGCTCATTTCAGGAACTGGATGCCGAAGGGCTGATGCTGGGAGTCAAAATCGACTTCCATTACGAAGAACGACAGGTATCTATCCGCGAGGGAGACCTGCTAGTTCTCTTTACCGATGGCATCATCGAGGCATGCAATCCGAGCGGCGAACTCTTCGGATTGGACCGTCTCAAGAAACTCATCAGCGACAAATCATCCGAAGAGCCGGCAATGATCATTGAAGCACTCTTCAGAGAACTCTCCCTGTTTACCCTGACAAGCGCCTTCCAGGACGATGTCTCCATGGTCGTTGTCAAGTTCACCTAA
- a CDS encoding GMP reductase — MRVETDIKLGFKDVLIRPKRSNLKSRSQVELERGYTFLHSRKQWSGIPVIASNMDTIGTFEVARVLARHGLLTAVHKHYSPAEWDDFLRNCDPAICSSIMVTTGTSGEDFAKLSSIMGSHQELEFICIDVANGYAEIFVDFVGKVRAAFQDKTIVAGNVVTGEMVEELLLSGADIVKVGIGPGSVCTTRLKAGVGYPQLSAVIECADAAHGLGGRIISDGGCTCPGDVAKAFGGGADFVMLGGMLAGHDECGGELVERGGNSFKVFYGMSSATAMSRHSGGVPTYRASEGKTVEVPYRGPIEETVKDILGGVRSACTYVGASALKELTKRTTFIRVLEQENRIFPTPTDIIP, encoded by the coding sequence GTGCGAGTTGAAACCGATATAAAGCTGGGGTTTAAGGATGTGCTGATTCGTCCGAAACGGTCGAACCTCAAGAGCCGTTCCCAGGTTGAACTGGAACGGGGGTACACTTTTCTGCACAGCAGAAAGCAGTGGTCCGGCATCCCGGTCATTGCTTCCAACATGGACACCATTGGTACCTTTGAAGTGGCAAGGGTGCTGGCACGCCATGGTTTGTTGACGGCCGTTCACAAGCATTACTCTCCGGCAGAGTGGGATGATTTTCTGAGAAACTGTGATCCGGCGATTTGCTCCAGCATCATGGTCACCACCGGCACCTCCGGCGAAGATTTTGCCAAACTGAGCAGCATCATGGGGAGCCACCAGGAACTTGAATTCATCTGCATTGATGTGGCAAACGGCTATGCAGAGATTTTCGTGGATTTTGTCGGCAAGGTCCGGGCGGCGTTTCAGGACAAGACCATTGTCGCCGGCAATGTGGTGACCGGCGAGATGGTTGAAGAACTGCTGCTTTCCGGAGCCGATATCGTCAAGGTAGGGATCGGCCCCGGCTCGGTCTGCACCACAAGGCTCAAGGCAGGGGTGGGTTATCCCCAGCTCTCGGCAGTCATTGAATGCGCCGACGCCGCTCACGGCCTGGGCGGCAGAATAATCTCCGATGGGGGCTGCACCTGTCCGGGCGACGTGGCCAAGGCGTTCGGCGGCGGCGCCGATTTTGTCATGCTCGGCGGAATGCTGGCCGGTCACGATGAATGTGGCGGGGAACTGGTGGAACGAGGCGGTAACAGCTTCAAGGTCTTTTACGGCATGAGCTCGGCAACGGCCATGTCCAGGCACAGCGGCGGCGTCCCAACCTACAGGGCCTCAGAGGGTAAAACCGTTGAAGTCCCCTACCGCGGACCAATCGAGGAGACGGTCAAGGATATCCTCGGCGGGGTCCGTTCCGCCTGCACCTATGTCGGAGCCAGCGCCCTCAAGGAGTTGACCAAACGGACTACCTTCATCCGTGTGCTGGAGCAGGAAAACCGAATTTTCCCCACCCCGACAGACATCATCCCCTGA
- a CDS encoding FmdE family protein, with protein sequence MNYSDIVAFHGHQCPGLAIGYRLALAAMAALKVSRAGDEELVAIVENDACGVDALQYVTGCTFGKGNLIFRDYGKQVYTVYSRKSGTGVRVVYRDDGVPPEFRDDRQKREAFIRNAPQEAIITLRHVEIDEPETARKRKSFNCAVCGEPVMETRLRETSNGPACIPCAEQLRG encoded by the coding sequence GTGAATTATTCGGATATTGTTGCCTTTCACGGCCATCAATGCCCTGGTCTGGCCATCGGCTACCGGCTGGCCTTGGCAGCCATGGCGGCGTTAAAGGTCAGCAGGGCAGGGGACGAGGAGCTGGTGGCGATCGTCGAGAACGATGCCTGTGGGGTCGATGCCTTGCAATATGTTACCGGCTGCACCTTTGGCAAGGGTAATCTGATTTTTCGCGATTACGGCAAGCAGGTGTACACGGTCTATTCACGGAAAAGCGGCACAGGGGTAAGGGTTGTGTACCGCGATGACGGGGTGCCGCCTGAATTCCGGGACGACAGGCAAAAGCGGGAAGCGTTCATCCGTAATGCGCCGCAGGAAGCCATTATTACCCTGCGCCATGTTGAAATAGACGAACCCGAGACAGCCAGGAAGCGGAAGTCTTTTAATTGCGCGGTTTGTGGCGAGCCAGTGATGGAGACCCGGCTGCGCGAAACAAGCAATGGCCCAGCCTGCATCCCCTGTGCGGAGCAACTCAGGGGATGA
- a CDS encoding B12-binding domain-containing radical SAM protein, with translation MLLIFPPVAKPCEPPAGIARLAGALKAAGDKCQLLDANLECLLWLIGNPVAASDTWTRRAATSRGRHLESLRDPDCYRTPDRYGRSVSDLNRLLNMAGRESGVVAGFSDFQDRRLSPLKSADLITAAERFSESLFFPWFSTRLPEFLARVTDVGFSLNYLSQALATFAMIGFIRQHFPKLRIIVGGGLVTSWARRPGWVNPFGGLVDEIVAGAGEAPLLSLLGRNGDGPGCSLPDYSGLPLEQYLAPGLILPYSASSGCYWNRCSFCPELAEGNSYHPVPPRQAVAEMKRLSLEYRPVLLHILDNAISPALLDLFQETSPGAPWYGFARFNKELADPAYCRGLKNSGCVMLKLGLESGDQGVLDRLHKGIELGMASTILQNLKAAGIGVYLYLLFGTPAETETDARQTLDFVRQHHESIGFLNLALFNMPLCSSDAAACATEPFYDGDLSLYTGFHHPQGWDRRQVRGFVEREFKRDPLVAAILRRDPPLFTSNHAPFFR, from the coding sequence ATGCTTCTGATTTTTCCCCCAGTTGCCAAGCCTTGCGAGCCGCCTGCCGGGATCGCCCGTTTGGCCGGAGCCCTTAAGGCTGCCGGAGATAAATGCCAGCTGCTGGATGCGAACCTCGAATGCCTGCTCTGGCTGATCGGCAATCCTGTGGCTGCCAGCGACACCTGGACCCGGCGTGCCGCCACCAGCCGTGGTCGGCATCTTGAGTCGCTGCGGGATCCGGACTGTTACCGTACGCCGGATCGCTATGGCCGTTCAGTCAGCGATCTGAACCGTCTGCTCAATATGGCTGGCCGGGAAAGCGGGGTAGTTGCCGGGTTTTCCGATTTCCAGGACCGCCGGCTCTCACCCCTGAAAAGTGCTGACCTGATTACGGCTGCGGAACGCTTTTCCGAGAGCCTGTTTTTTCCATGGTTCAGCACCCGGCTTCCCGAGTTTCTGGCAAGGGTTACTGATGTCGGATTTTCCCTGAATTACCTGAGCCAGGCCCTGGCCACTTTTGCCATGATCGGCTTTATCCGGCAGCATTTCCCCAAATTGCGGATCATTGTCGGTGGCGGGCTGGTGACCTCGTGGGCGAGGCGGCCCGGCTGGGTAAACCCTTTTGGCGGTCTTGTGGATGAGATAGTGGCCGGAGCGGGTGAAGCCCCGCTGCTGTCGCTGCTCGGCAGGAATGGTGACGGGCCAGGCTGCTCATTGCCTGATTATTCCGGGCTCCCTCTGGAGCAATATCTAGCTCCGGGGCTTATTCTGCCTTATAGTGCCTCCAGTGGCTGTTACTGGAACCGCTGTTCGTTCTGCCCGGAACTCGCGGAAGGTAACAGCTATCACCCGGTGCCGCCGAGACAGGCAGTTGCCGAGATGAAAAGACTGTCGCTGGAATATCGTCCGGTGCTGCTGCACATTCTGGATAACGCCATCAGCCCGGCGCTGCTTGATCTTTTTCAGGAGACGTCGCCTGGTGCTCCGTGGTACGGTTTTGCCCGCTTCAACAAGGAGCTGGCCGATCCCGCTTACTGCCGCGGACTGAAAAATTCGGGATGCGTCATGCTCAAGTTGGGGCTGGAGTCAGGGGACCAGGGGGTGCTGGACCGTCTGCATAAAGGGATCGAGCTTGGAATGGCTTCTACGATCCTGCAGAATCTAAAAGCAGCCGGGATTGGCGTCTATCTCTACCTGCTGTTCGGCACCCCGGCGGAAACGGAAACAGATGCCCGGCAGACCCTGGATTTTGTCCGGCAGCATCACGAGTCTATCGGCTTTCTTAATCTGGCTCTGTTCAATATGCCGCTTTGCAGCAGCGATGCGGCAGCATGTGCCACCGAGCCGTTCTATGATGGCGACCTGTCGCTGTACACCGGGTTTCATCACCCCCAGGGGTGGGACCGCCGACAAGTGCGGGGGTTTGTGGAGCGTGAATTCAAGCGGGACCCTTTGGTGGCGGCAATTCTGCGGCGCGATCCGCCGCTTTTTACTTCCAACCATGCCCCATTTTTTCGTTAA
- a CDS encoding c-type cytochrome: MKKGLLAVLVASIGFAGVSVAAEKAGAVNGADLLEKRCATCHPSAKVKGAKKSLAQWETTVTTMMSRGAKLNAAEKKALVEYLSKTYKP, translated from the coding sequence ATGAAAAAAGGATTACTGGCTGTATTGGTTGCAAGCATAGGCTTTGCCGGAGTATCTGTTGCCGCTGAGAAGGCAGGGGCAGTTAATGGAGCCGACCTCCTGGAAAAGCGCTGTGCAACCTGTCACCCTTCGGCCAAGGTAAAAGGGGCCAAGAAGAGCCTTGCGCAATGGGAGACAACCGTAACAACCATGATGAGCAGAGGCGCCAAACTCAATGCGGCAGAGAAGAAGGCGCTGGTTGAGTACCTCTCCAAAACCTACAAACCCTAG
- a CDS encoding AAA family ATPase has protein sequence MAKKLFIAATGQNCGKTTISLSLIHLARQHFKRVGYIKPLGPKCQEFNGVVVDKDAALMASVFGLEDQIGLMSPLVLGKGSTKKFLDGELCREWAAETIVTACRTLEENCDLLIVEGAGHGGVGSVIGLNNAEMAKLIGGPVIMVAGGGIGNVIDSVQLNLALYEKAAVDVRMLIVNKLVPEKRESSLAYLTKAFSGSTIQVSGAFDYSPVLADPTLHSISKLLQHPLQGDPSQGQRIIHNIQLGAASSQKVIDGLRNSSLLITTSSRDELLVTLSSLYNIPAYREKIAGIVIPGHAPLSAITEKIVKDSRIPFIRIEQTTAEVFTALNSHVSKISAEDNEKISLIQREAEQVIDFASIMKLLKAESGATASLPCAA, from the coding sequence ATGGCCAAGAAACTTTTCATTGCCGCAACCGGTCAGAACTGCGGCAAGACCACAATCAGTCTTTCCTTGATCCACCTGGCGCGACAGCATTTCAAAAGGGTCGGCTACATAAAACCGCTCGGCCCAAAGTGTCAGGAGTTCAACGGTGTGGTGGTGGACAAGGATGCCGCGCTCATGGCTTCGGTCTTCGGCCTTGAGGATCAGATCGGTCTGATGTCCCCCCTGGTTCTGGGCAAAGGATCTACCAAGAAATTCCTGGATGGCGAACTCTGCCGGGAATGGGCCGCCGAAACCATCGTCACGGCCTGCCGCACCTTGGAAGAAAACTGTGATCTGCTCATTGTCGAAGGCGCCGGGCATGGCGGCGTCGGTTCGGTTATCGGTCTGAACAATGCCGAAATGGCCAAGCTGATCGGCGGACCGGTGATCATGGTGGCAGGCGGCGGGATCGGCAATGTGATCGACTCGGTGCAACTGAACCTGGCCCTGTATGAAAAAGCGGCTGTTGATGTCCGGATGCTGATCGTCAACAAACTGGTCCCGGAAAAACGGGAATCATCTCTTGCCTATCTGACCAAGGCCTTTAGCGGCAGCACTATCCAAGTCAGCGGCGCCTTCGACTACTCGCCGGTGCTGGCCGACCCGACCCTGCACAGCATTTCCAAACTGCTGCAGCACCCGCTCCAGGGGGACCCATCGCAGGGGCAGAGGATCATTCATAACATCCAGCTCGGCGCGGCCTCATCGCAAAAGGTCATCGACGGCCTGCGCAATTCGTCGCTGCTGATCACCACCAGCTCCCGCGATGAACTGCTGGTTACCCTTTCATCGCTGTATAACATCCCTGCTTACCGGGAAAAAATCGCCGGAATAGTCATTCCCGGTCATGCGCCACTGTCGGCCATTACTGAGAAAATCGTCAAGGACAGCCGCATTCCGTTCATCCGGATCGAGCAGACCACCGCCGAGGTGTTTACCGCGCTCAACTCCCATGTGTCAAAGATATCGGCCGAAGACAACGAGAAGATATCCCTGATCCAACGTGAGGCGGAACAGGTGATCGACTTTGCCTCCATCATGAAACTGCTTAAGGCTGAAAGCGGTGCAACCGCGTCATTGCCCTGTGCGGCATAA